One region of Limnospira fusiformis SAG 85.79 genomic DNA includes:
- a CDS encoding DUF1667 domain-containing protein has protein sequence MTKTTETTSETTISHYLCIGCPLGCRLEVEEDNGYIVEVRGFTCKRGEEYAKQEHTEPRRMVTTTVRVNNGIWAKLPVKTTAAIPKEKVIELCQQLRQVNVTAPIHIGDTILSNVLDLGVDVVASRDMPTAPN, from the coding sequence ATGACTAAAACCACAGAAACCACCTCAGAAACCACCATTTCTCATTATCTATGTATTGGTTGTCCTTTGGGATGTCGCCTAGAAGTTGAGGAAGATAATGGCTACATCGTCGAAGTGCGAGGCTTCACCTGTAAGCGAGGCGAAGAATATGCCAAACAGGAACACACCGAACCCCGTCGCATGGTGACAACTACAGTGCGAGTTAATAATGGTATTTGGGCAAAATTACCCGTAAAAACTACCGCAGCCATACCGAAAGAAAAAGTGATAGAATTATGTCAGCAATTGCGGCAAGTGAATGTTACCGCCCCGATTCATATCGGCGATACCATCTTATCTAATGTTCTTGATTTAGGTGTCGATGTGGTGGCATCACGAGATATGCCTACTGCTCCCAATTGA
- a CDS encoding response regulator, whose translation MAKILIVDDSSLSRRIMRGILETDKHEVIEATGGLAALERYFIDKPDLVLIDLAMPDMQGTEVLEKLMAMDNTARVIIASADAQEMTRAAVQAAGAVGYITKPFMAQSVLDQVNQALITISQS comes from the coding sequence ATGGCTAAAATTTTAATCGTTGATGATTCTAGTCTCTCCCGTAGGATTATGCGTGGTATCTTAGAAACAGATAAACACGAAGTCATTGAAGCTACAGGGGGACTAGCTGCGCTGGAACGCTACTTTATCGATAAACCAGACCTGGTTTTAATTGATCTGGCTATGCCAGATATGCAGGGGACAGAAGTTTTAGAAAAACTCATGGCAATGGATAACACAGCTAGGGTTATTATTGCCAGTGCTGATGCTCAGGAAATGACTCGCGCTGCAGTTCAAGCCGCTGGGGCTGTGGGCTACATTACCAAGCCTTTTATGGCTCAAAGTGTTCTCGACCAGGTAAATCAAGCTCTCATTACTATATCACAGTCCTAG
- a CDS encoding PAS domain-containing hybrid sensor histidine kinase/response regulator, producing the protein MLDHNIHLSHSHALLKWLNNFAEQGIFTTNNKLEFLSWNHWLEIHSGRSAQDLIGCHLFSLYPDMKERGIHRFYEQALQGQVAFLSQRLHSYLINIPANIGSHSLSPMQQSVRIAPLIEAGEICGTITVIADVTERVIRETELQQKITKLEQTEARLSSIQIQLEHLLASSPAIIYTCYPTDDYPPKFISDNLITQLGYQPSEWINTLNFWSDRIHPDDRPKIHHRCSQILKLNHLTTEYRFRHKNGSYRWLRDEMKLVCDASGHIEEIVGVLSDITETKRLEIQLLRAQRLESIGTLASGIAHDLNNILTPILASVQMFQLGLDQEKQNKMLKLIENNTKRGAHLIKQVLSFAKGFEGKLEIFQVRHLISEVADIARETFPKSINVSTNVSKELWTVYGDPTQLHQILMNLCVNARDAMPGGGNLSLSASNVILNQKEARLNLDAREGCYVMITVSDTGTGITQEVLDRIFEPFFTTKEFAKGSGLGLSTVLGIVKGHNGFIDVDTQMGCGTTFRVYIPASEDTETTVYEHLELITGQGQLILVVDDEEPIREITKASLESFQYQVLVASNGVEAIKIYRQYLEQIDCVVIDIMMPVMAGKTTIRELKSLNPQIKIVGISGYFSVDIAKDIAELGVDIFLAKPFTTQELLEVLQKCLNSSPPKP; encoded by the coding sequence ATGTTAGATCATAATATCCATCTTTCCCATAGTCACGCCTTGTTAAAATGGCTCAATAACTTTGCAGAACAGGGCATTTTTACTACTAATAATAAATTAGAATTTCTCAGTTGGAATCATTGGCTAGAAATCCACAGTGGTAGGTCAGCCCAAGATTTAATTGGGTGTCATTTATTCAGCCTTTATCCTGACATGAAAGAACGAGGAATCCATCGATTTTATGAACAAGCTCTCCAAGGTCAAGTAGCTTTCCTGTCTCAGCGCCTCCATTCCTATCTCATTAATATTCCGGCAAATATTGGCAGTCATTCTTTATCCCCAATGCAACAAAGCGTCCGTATTGCTCCCTTAATTGAAGCGGGAGAAATTTGCGGAACTATTACTGTAATTGCTGATGTTACCGAACGGGTAATTCGAGAAACAGAACTACAACAAAAAATCACTAAACTTGAGCAAACCGAAGCGAGATTAAGTTCTATTCAGATTCAACTTGAACATTTATTAGCATCGAGTCCGGCGATTATTTATACTTGTTATCCCACCGATGACTATCCCCCTAAATTTATCAGTGATAATCTCATAACTCAACTAGGATATCAACCTAGTGAATGGATTAATACCCTCAATTTTTGGAGCGATCGCATTCACCCTGATGACCGCCCCAAAATCCATCATCGTTGCTCACAAATTCTCAAATTAAATCACCTAACCACCGAATATCGTTTCCGCCATAAAAATGGCAGTTATCGTTGGTTACGAGACGAAATGAAGCTGGTGTGTGATGCCTCTGGTCACATTGAAGAAATAGTCGGTGTTCTCTCAGATATTACCGAAACCAAGAGACTAGAAATCCAACTACTGAGAGCGCAAAGACTAGAAAGCATTGGCACCCTAGCCAGTGGCATAGCCCATGACCTCAATAATATTTTGACACCGATTCTCGCCTCCGTGCAAATGTTTCAATTAGGACTTGACCAAGAAAAACAAAATAAAATGCTCAAGTTAATTGAAAATAACACCAAACGGGGAGCCCATTTAATTAAGCAAGTTCTTTCCTTCGCCAAAGGCTTTGAAGGGAAACTAGAGATTTTTCAAGTCAGACACTTAATTAGTGAAGTAGCAGATATTGCCAGGGAGACATTCCCCAAATCTATCAATGTTAGCACCAATGTTTCTAAGGAACTCTGGACAGTTTATGGCGACCCCACCCAACTACATCAAATCTTAATGAATCTCTGTGTCAACGCACGAGATGCCATGCCAGGCGGGGGGAATTTATCACTATCAGCTAGTAATGTTATTTTAAACCAAAAAGAAGCTCGTTTAAACCTTGATGCGAGGGAAGGTTGTTATGTAATGATTACCGTCTCTGATACGGGAACTGGCATTACCCAAGAAGTCTTAGACCGGATATTTGAACCGTTTTTTACTACCAAAGAATTTGCTAAAGGTAGTGGCTTAGGACTATCCACAGTCCTAGGTATAGTTAAGGGTCATAATGGCTTTATTGACGTTGATACTCAAATGGGTTGCGGAACTACTTTTAGAGTTTATATACCCGCCTCAGAGGACACAGAAACTACGGTTTATGAGCATTTAGAATTAATTACAGGTCAGGGTCAACTAATTTTAGTGGTTGATGATGAAGAACCTATCCGAGAAATTACTAAAGCGAGTTTAGAGAGTTTTCAATATCAAGTTTTGGTAGCAAGTAATGGAGTTGAGGCGATTAAAATATACCGTCAATATTTAGAGCAAATTGACTGTGTGGTTATCGATATTATGATGCCTGTTATGGCTGGCAAAACTACTATTAGGGAGCTAAAATCCCTGAATCCTCAAATTAAAATTGTCGGAATTAGCGGTTACTTTTCAGTAGATATAGCCAAAGATATAGCTGAGTTAGGAGTTGATATATTTTTAGCAAAACCTTTCACCACACAGGAGTTATTAGAAGTGCTGCAAAAATGCCTTAATTCTAGTCCCCCAAAACCCTAG
- a CDS encoding chemotaxis protein CheC produces MILTEKQKDALTELINIGFARTANSLSQLTGHRILLDVPQVSIHPIEELAAKLASFVNGEIATVQQIFTGPVSGNALLLLNYEGAVMLSRLVSPEGSPSSDRLDVPAGEVLTEIGNILLNSCLSVFGNLLEIQISFSVPRLYLEALDGLIHSLIIGKEEVRYAMVMYTSFKMREDSVNGYLVLVLGVVSLEKLLELIDSWADEAVAPSLTR; encoded by the coding sequence ATGATCCTGACCGAAAAGCAAAAAGATGCTCTAACTGAGTTAATTAATATTGGTTTTGCTCGCACTGCCAATTCTTTATCACAGCTAACGGGTCATCGCATTTTGCTTGATGTTCCTCAAGTTTCTATTCATCCTATTGAAGAATTAGCGGCTAAACTGGCGAGTTTTGTTAATGGTGAAATTGCCACAGTACAGCAGATTTTCACCGGGCCAGTGTCGGGAAATGCTCTATTATTATTAAACTATGAAGGGGCGGTAATGTTGTCCCGTTTAGTGTCCCCAGAGGGTAGCCCATCAAGCGATCGCCTTGACGTTCCCGCCGGAGAAGTGCTAACAGAAATTGGCAATATCCTACTTAACTCCTGTTTAAGTGTATTCGGAAATTTACTAGAAATTCAGATTTCCTTTTCGGTACCGCGCCTTTACCTAGAAGCCCTAGATGGACTGATTCATTCTCTGATTATTGGCAAGGAAGAAGTCCGCTATGCCATGGTAATGTATACCTCCTTTAAAATGCGTGAAGACTCCGTAAACGGCTATCTAGTGCTGGTATTGGGTGTAGTTTCCTTAGAGAAATTATTGGAGTTGATAGACAGTTGGGCAGATGAGGCTGTAGCGCCATCTCTGACTCGGTAA
- a CDS encoding NAD(P)/FAD-dependent oxidoreductase: protein MITESIKHLNSNYDVVVVGGGPAGIAAALGAKESGAERILIVDREKEAGGILLQCIHPGFGLQHFKEELTGPEYAQRFLEQAIAQDIDIIADAYILDIDGDRRVKLMSGNHGMHVISAKATVLAMGARERTRGAIRTPGTRCSGVLTAGLAQRFVNLLGFLPGNKAVILGSGDIGLIMARRLTLEGVEVAGVFEIMPHANGLNRNIVQCLQDFNIPLYLSTTVVEIHGRDRIEGVTVAPVNEHLQPLADQSWYVPCDTLLLSIGLIPENELSRQLQLRIDPVTSGPVVSSTMETSMNGVFACGNVVHIHDLVDFVSQEAILAGRNAGLYVTKNRPPTDNIRLIPGENVAYCVPQTISSDRDHTVYMRVRRPLKESILKLGDIYEKKLRYVFPAEMVNLKVKPRFLQNFHGEALTIDILPLE, encoded by the coding sequence ATGATTACCGAGAGTATTAAGCACCTAAATAGCAACTATGATGTAGTAGTTGTTGGCGGCGGACCCGCTGGGATAGCGGCGGCGTTAGGCGCGAAAGAGTCTGGCGCTGAACGAATTTTAATTGTCGATCGCGAAAAGGAAGCGGGAGGCATTTTATTGCAATGTATTCACCCCGGTTTTGGACTCCAACACTTTAAAGAAGAATTGACCGGACCTGAATATGCTCAACGTTTTTTAGAACAAGCGATCGCCCAGGATATAGACATTATAGCAGATGCCTATATCTTAGATATAGATGGCGATCGGCGAGTTAAATTAATGTCTGGAAACCACGGAATGCACGTCATTTCCGCCAAAGCCACCGTCTTAGCCATGGGTGCGAGAGAAAGGACTCGTGGCGCTATTCGCACCCCCGGAACCCGCTGTTCAGGAGTCTTAACCGCCGGGTTAGCCCAAAGATTTGTAAATTTACTAGGATTTCTACCTGGAAATAAAGCCGTAATTCTGGGTTCTGGGGATATCGGATTAATTATGGCGAGACGGCTAACCTTGGAAGGGGTAGAAGTGGCGGGAGTATTTGAAATCATGCCCCACGCCAACGGATTAAACCGGAACATTGTGCAATGTTTACAGGACTTTAATATCCCCCTATATCTATCTACCACAGTAGTAGAAATTCATGGACGCGATCGCATTGAAGGAGTCACCGTCGCGCCAGTTAATGAACATCTACAACCCCTCGCCGACCAAAGCTGGTATGTTCCCTGCGACACCCTGTTATTATCGATTGGATTAATTCCCGAAAACGAACTATCTCGTCAATTACAACTGCGAATTGATCCGGTTACCAGTGGTCCAGTGGTTAGCAGCACCATGGAAACTTCTATGAATGGAGTTTTTGCTTGTGGTAATGTCGTCCACATTCATGATCTAGTTGATTTTGTCAGCCAAGAAGCCATTTTAGCTGGTCGAAATGCGGGATTATATGTAACTAAAAATCGCCCACCTACCGATAATATCCGTTTAATTCCTGGTGAAAATGTCGCCTATTGTGTACCTCAAACCATTTCGAGCGATCGGGATCATACCGTTTATATGCGAGTGCGTCGTCCTCTCAAGGAAAGCATTTTAAAACTTGGGGATATATACGAGAAAAAACTCCGGTATGTATTCCCCGCCGAAATGGTCAACCTGAAAGTCAAACCCCGGTTTTTGCAGAACTTCCACGGAGAGGCTTTAACAATTGATATCCTCCCCCTTGAGTAA